TTTTTGCATCAGCAAGCAAAAAAGTCTATACATTAAGCCATTAAATCTATGCCCGTCAGACTTCAAATTGCAGATGCCCTGGCAGCGTTAGCCAGTCTCCTGCGATGAGAATGGCTGAGGGTAAATAACGATAGCTTCATTCCTTTTTCGCTGCGCTCTATTTTCTTCACACAGTGGTTCTCAAATTAAATGTCGACACGGGGTTGGTATTAACCTGCCGTTTTATCCCCCTCAAGATGAATTTAACGCTGTTGCAATAACAGCGTGGACGCTGCACGCCCACTGGAGGAAGTATGAGGTTCAAATTAAATCCGATTGCGATAGGGATGATGGCGGCGCAACTGCTGTTCTATCCAGCGATTCAAAGTCAGGCGGTTACGTTAGGCGCATATACGCCGCAAGTTAATGATAATCAGGTTGGCAAGCTGGTGGTCAGCAGTGGCAGTGAAACGCTGACCGGTAACCAGGCATTTACCGCAGGCACTGACGGTGCGGTCTCCACCACGCTAGGACAAGTGGCCATTACCTCCGGCTCACAATTCATCAATCAGGATCGCCTTGATCCCGGCCCGCAAAACTTTGCCATTACTACGCCTGATGCCGCGACCGGCACCAATACCACCTTCCAGGTTTACAACTCTGCCAGTCTGGTAGCGCTGGCTCCGGTGAGCAGCACCACCAGCGTGCCGGATGTGCAAAATGTGAATAACGGGCAATACATCAATGCGCGCGTGGCGGATGTGACGGGCGGAACGCTGGATGTCAATATTGGCCAGCCCAATGCCGCCAGCAGCAGCGCGACCAACAGCTGGACCATGGCAGCAAAACAGACGCAGCTGTTTGACGTTAGCGGTACCGGCACGGTGAACTGGAACAGCAATAACCGCATTAGCTTTTTTGGCGCAACCGCCACGCCTGATGGCAGCGGTGCGGCGACCAGCTCTTACGCCGTGCAGAACCTCGCCACCTACAACGGCGCCTTCAGCGTACAGACGTTGGACGGCAGCAGCACCAGCTTTACCGTCACTAACGCCAGCCAGCTGCAGAGTTATAACAACTGGCTGATTAGTCAGCTGCAGCGCGGCAACCTCGATAAAACCCGCTATCTCACCGAATTTAATAAAGCCGTGACCTTCAGCAGCGGCAATATTGTTTACAACGTTAGCGCGACGCCGCCGGACGAGGTGACGCAGCCCATCGGCAATCGTATTGTGATCAACGCCAGCGGCCCTGATGCGAAAGTAAATCTGGCCGCAGGTAAAACCCTTGAAGTGGTTGGTGCTACCGGTGGGGCGATTAAAGCCTCCAACGGTGCGCAAGCGGTGATTGATGGCAAGCTGGCGAGTCGCGGCAGCATCACCAATAACGGCACCGCGCTGGTATTAACCGACGGCAGCAACGGCCTGAATAACGGTGTGATTAACGGCGGATTCCTCAATCGCCAGGATGGCACCGGCGTGGGTTCAACCGGCTACGGTGCCAACGCGGTGAATGTACAAAGTGGCAGCACCTTCAACAACAGTGTCAGCGGTATCGTTAACCTCGCTACTACCGGCAGCAATTCACAGTATGGCGTGGCGGGTATCAATCTGGGTGCGTCGTCCACCGCCAATAACAGCGGCAATATTAACGTTGGGGTGAACGGCTCCAGCGCTCGCGGCACGGCTTCCGGGGTGCTGCTCACCGATGACACCTCACGCTTTACCAATACCAGCACCGGCAATATTTACATCGGGCGCGGACCACAAAACAGTGTGAATGATGTGGTTGCCGATACGGCGATGAACCAGAGCGGCTTGACCAGCGGCATTGCCGTGGTGGCTAACGGTAACGCGGTTAACGACGGCGCGATCACCATCGGCAGCAAAACGCAAAATGCGGCGGGGATGTCCGCTACGGGCGCCAGCAATGCCACCATGATCAACAACGGCACCATTAATGTGAATGGCGCGGCCGCCACGATCCCTCGTGAAAACGTTGGCATGCTGGTGACCAACAGTGCTGGCACCATCAATAACGCCGGCACCATTAATCTCAACGGCGTGAACGGTACTGGCCTGAAAGTGCTGGCGACCAATGGCCGCAGCGCGAGCGCCACGTCAACCGGCACCATCAATGTGGCGGGTGCTGCCGATCCGGCCAGCGGCACGCGTAACTATGGTGTTTGGGTTGAGGGACAGGGCACTGGCACAGCACAGTCGACAGTCGATGGGCCAATCAATCTCCGGGGTAATGGCGCCATTGGCGTGCATGCGCGCGGTAACGCCACCGTAACGGTTGATCCGGCTGCGGTACCGACTTTCGCCACCGGCAGTAATCAGATTGCCTTTTTCGCCTACGGCCCCAATGCGTTAATCAGAGTGTTAGGGAATAATCCGTTTGATGTCACCACCCAGAACTCCACGCTGTTCCGTGTTGAGCAGGGGGCGGATTTTAACGGAGATTCCCTGGCGCTAACGGCATCGGGTGCCGGTTCTACGGCGGTACTTGGCAGCGGCGTGGGCACCGATGTGAACACCGATGCGGCGGTGATTAACGTGAGCGGCACCGGCGCCAACGGCATTACCGTTGAAGGCGGCGCAAAGGGCGTAATCGATACCACCACCACCATGAACCTCACCGGAAGTAACGCGATTGGGGCAATTGTTGATGGTCAAAAGCATGATATCAATGGCAAAAATAGCGGCTCTCCGGTTGCCAGCACCACGCTCAACTCCGCCGCAACCCTTAACGCCTCGCAGAGCGGATTAACCGGCTATCTGGCGCGTAACCGTGCGCAGTTAACCAACACCGGGGATATTAACTTCACCGGCGCTAACGCCACCGGCATCCGCGTGGAGAGTGGCGCAACCGGTAACAACAGCGGCAATATTGCGATCAACGATGGCGGCACCGGTATTTCGGTCAACAGCAGCGGTACCACCACCACGGCGAACAATAGCGGCGTGATCAACGTCAATGGCGGCACAACCAGCGCGCGCACGCGCGGCGTGAGTGCCAGCGGCAGCGGCGCGGTGGCGAATCTCAACAGCGGCGCACTCAATCTCAACGGCGTCGGTGCGATTGGCGCGGAAGCCTTGAACGGTGCCAGAGTCAATGTTTCGGCGGCTTCAACGCCGATATTCAACAATACCGATCAACTCGCCTATCACGCGGCGGGTGCAGGATCGCTGATCAACAGCGCGGCCAACGCACTGAACATCAATACCAACGGATCAACCGGTTACCGCATTGATGATGGCGCCACGCTGGCGCTGAGTAACGGCAGCGCTATCACCAGCAGCGCGGCCAATAGCACCGGCGTGATTGTTTCGGGCAGCGGCAGTACGCTGAACAGCGGCAACGGCCAGCTCACCGCAAGCGGCAATGGCAGTACGGGCGTGCGGGTGGAGGGCGGAGCGCAGGCCACATTGGCGGCGGGCAACAGCGTCAATGCCAGCGGCACCAATAGCGTTGGCGTGCTGGTAAATAACCTGCGGACCGATCTTAGCAATGCG
The sequence above is drawn from the Pantoea nemavictus genome and encodes:
- a CDS encoding autotransporter outer membrane beta-barrel domain-containing protein — protein: MRFKLNPIAIGMMAAQLLFYPAIQSQAVTLGAYTPQVNDNQVGKLVVSSGSETLTGNQAFTAGTDGAVSTTLGQVAITSGSQFINQDRLDPGPQNFAITTPDAATGTNTTFQVYNSASLVALAPVSSTTSVPDVQNVNNGQYINARVADVTGGTLDVNIGQPNAASSSATNSWTMAAKQTQLFDVSGTGTVNWNSNNRISFFGATATPDGSGAATSSYAVQNLATYNGAFSVQTLDGSSTSFTVTNASQLQSYNNWLISQLQRGNLDKTRYLTEFNKAVTFSSGNIVYNVSATPPDEVTQPIGNRIVINASGPDAKVNLAAGKTLEVVGATGGAIKASNGAQAVIDGKLASRGSITNNGTALVLTDGSNGLNNGVINGGFLNRQDGTGVGSTGYGANAVNVQSGSTFNNSVSGIVNLATTGSNSQYGVAGINLGASSTANNSGNINVGVNGSSARGTASGVLLTDDTSRFTNTSTGNIYIGRGPQNSVNDVVADTAMNQSGLTSGIAVVANGNAVNDGAITIGSKTQNAAGMSATGASNATMINNGTINVNGAAATIPRENVGMLVTNSAGTINNAGTINLNGVNGTGLKVLATNGRSASATSTGTINVAGAADPASGTRNYGVWVEGQGTGTAQSTVDGPINLRGNGAIGVHARGNATVTVDPAAVPTFATGSNQIAFFAYGPNALIRVLGNNPFDVTTQNSTLFRVEQGADFNGDSLALTASGAGSTAVLGSGVGTDVNTDAAVINVSGTGANGITVEGGAKGVIDTTTTMNLTGSNAIGAIVDGQKHDINGKNSGSPVASTTLNSAATLNASQSGLTGYLARNRAQLTNTGDINFTGANATGIRVESGATGNNSGNIAINDGGTGISVNSSGTTTTANNSGVINVNGGTTSARTRGVSASGSGAVANLNSGALNLNGVGAIGAEALNGARVNVSAASTPIFNNTDQLAYHAAGAGSLINSAANALNINTNGSTGYRIDDGATLALSNGSAITSSAANSTGVIVSGSGSTLNSGNGQLTASGNGSTGVRVEGGAQATLAAGNSVNASGTNSVGVLVNNLRTDLSNALNGSAAPTLVTNNGAVSGAGTNAVGIDVTNGAELVNNGNLNFTGSNNIGIRSRAGSTITNNGVVNVANGTGLDVSGSGSTLAKGGTINVDNGIAGVRISDGAQLALTGSDTVITTRGNAHGILLDSGATALSASDATVNVLGSGNGIENRAELSNVGLSNLTINVGDGNGIRTAVPFDPASTVTTNVSGSGTGLNIVNADGSTTSGDLTLGSGYQFNVTGAGGTGIRANTTGNVTTAANVNIDNAAGGSALISSTAGTIVNTGNLSSNSLTSPVVDLRGGKTVFENLGNIITANPQTVAVAGSNANDEILLTEGEVRGDINPGGGSDLFRWTGGTLNGSLTMGNDNNNSAQVSNVDLGTTYHLTSGTGTGNTLTFNNIESRGGSFSADDLTKGVNLGSGWSTINFNDSQWTLTDNLKLAHSDINIGSGSTLYAGNSVNPTLAGGSDNSLVVNNAGIIDLTNGSGSPGNRLTIDGSLASTGGQANLVTNLNEGGALSNQFTDHINVTGDASGITLLNVRLDAASTGALTDVNRSGAIDAYEGISLAQVAGNASGSSFGLQGGYLSAGPWQYQLYSFAPGSSDPSQRLVSGTGNNYWDYRLANAYVCQGETSCSPLVITPFSPEPRVNENARPAVVPQVPSYVSAPVGLAYYTAAIIDDLHKRLGELRHEQTRPDGNGGEMFVRYIGSNLKYKSDQSFRNYGYDFDLDYSAVQIGGNLLRLDGDKDSLRGGVAYTRGNTRIRPHAADGYSSTTFDSDSLALYGTWQRQTGFYLDGVLSFDWHRGETDIARQQEVAKLKGHGWTASLESGYPFELGDGYKLEPQAQLMYMKLNMNDFVDEDGNKVRYGNYNQTIGRLGARLDRTWTDDSNRQYTPYLRANYYKGWGGTAKTSVSSVDNPAFGASFDSGNFGQMWEVGAGGTATVQKDVSLYAEADYRKEIDGNGAKGWRYNVGVRWQF